A genomic window from Lasioglossum baleicum chromosome 7, iyLasBale1, whole genome shotgun sequence includes:
- the LOC143210910 gene encoding uncharacterized protein LOC143210910, with amino-acid sequence MVPCAQGRVIVETARPAPPYFATCTRYRRAVTSTPIDIAASISGTTSSSIGQMDQPLSVSSGKGAIGKTVTLQSSATRPEDLGVTSWFLEDYPSIMNTSPGPTADRSSYPACMYTDVEANSKQDMISTRNSSIESEQPRPSLISVAPRKACMDLQDAIALLDETCPNQELSPSLTPRTPLTPHPRNKRARSKSSDNSSNYSNDRLSDRSFESRSQDKDKKRPFLKKIGISKTEDKPFLAKFAPKIIGKPYLEKIGPSKAVERPFLDKIGSSKTLDKFTFETPRHDRKTVTRSETLRPEGKKLPSPGLKTLKEQKSTVEPFAVERRRSGKGPLLKMYSFETEDLESTVQLKDNRDPLRGASLDDVLDSGPSSLPLETTVEETPKPDAKEKAMNGAELLKCRVTTSEEIIFCNTSFGSDKEPNSWGNSPKKKYQVKKDATTPRTPTHYKVTSRSQDGDSVPNSPTKRPISNVSSDRTDNSRPGSSQRDVYSPMKIRRQTYEDILDRNGKSEEGETKSIRQTQFERRGISSDNLLSKDRAATGYQARDQIEKGREASSEDSLARRVGQEYSRETFKQLQDKFERHEVPIETYADFKRRTRGSIQSAIMRQHERSKIDLAIEIRDEEDSKDGNFEVIVSEVPTSPTKDAESAWEGRNESVRSTVRSVLKKQQGIDHPSDQEDNSAPVRRPKRRIVHEPSQETMDLLTELRKVKSQLRTPSQERDIEVDKTPARQPRRILLTDKEFCLSVERENSIRRPSRVLNSLERTEEGSLDEKHEEGRKEVQEKQKEGETDRKIPGPALFEKKCLSLDYADEEKPQKPEARAISLASARDLPSGIEEMADYSDLALNYDTKSCSSDVFNSPSEEVESNERSNDLEKEVANNNEPNHYAEVDIAIPIDQRVNSPKDRIQIQGRTSDLYEIISPRSTPFRVKKRLGKISVEETVKPESFTLGSKVDCRSTVAQKRTKCFPL; translated from the coding sequence ATGGTGCCGTGCGCCCAAGGTCGCGTGATCGTGGAGACTGCTAGGCCGGCGCCGCCATATTTCGCGACGTGCACCAGGTACCGTAGAGCGGTAACCAGCACGCCGATCGACATAGCGGCTAGCATCTCCGGCACAACGTCGTCGAGCATCGGGCAGATGGACCAGCCGTTGTCGGTTTCGAGCGGCAAGGGCGCCATCGGCAAGACCGTTACATTACAGAGTTCGGCAACGAGACCGGAGGACCTCGGCGTGACATCCTGGTTCCTCGAGGACTACCCATCGATCATGAATACCTCGCCGGGGCCTACGGCCGATCGTAGCTCGTATCCTGCTTGCATGTACACCGACGTCGAGGCGAACAGTAAGCAGGACATGATCTCGACCAGAAACAGTAGCATAGAGAGCGAGCAGCCCCGTCCGTCGTTAATCAGCGTCGCGCCGAGGAAGGCCTGCATGGACCTTCAGGACGCGATCGCTTTGCTGGACGAGACCTGTCCCAACCAAGAGCTCAGTCCGTCCCTCACACCGAGAACCCCGTTAACCCCACACCCGAGAAACAAGCGAGCACGCTCGAAGAGCAGCGACAACTCCTCCAACTACAGCAACGATCGTCTCAGTGACCGGTCGTTCGAGTCCCGGTCGCAGGACAAGGACAAGAAACGACCGTTCCTGAAGAAGATCGGTATATCCAAGACAGAGGACAAGCCGTTCCTCGCGAAGTTCGCGCCGAAGATCATCGGCAAGCCTTACCTGGAGAAGATCGGGCCCAGCAAAGCCGTCGAGAGGCCCTTCTTGGATAAGATCGGTTCCTCGAAGACCTTGGACAAGTTCACCTTCGAAACGCCGAGGCACGACAGGAAAACCGTCACGCGGAGCGAGACGCTCAGGCCAGAAGGGAAGAAACTCCCTAGTCCGGGGTTGAAGACGCTGAAGGAGCAGAAGTCTACAGTCGAACCGTTCGCGGTTGAAAGGAGACGGTCAGGCAAGGGTCCTCTATTGAAGATGTACTCCTTCGAGACCGAGGACCTCGAGTCGACCGTTCAGCTGAAGGATAATCGAGACCCTCTGCGGGGTGCGTCCTTGGACGACGTGCTGGACTCGGGGCCAAGTTCTCTGCCGTTGGAAACGACGGTCGAAGAAACGCCGAAACCAGACGCGAAGGAGAAGGCGATGAACGGCGCCGAGTTGTTGAAGTGTCGCGTGACGACCAGCGAGGAGATCATCTTCTGCAACACGAGCTTCGGGTCGGACAAGGAGCCCAACAGCTGGGGGAACTCACCCAAGAAGAAATACCAGGTGAAGAAAGACGCGACGACACCGAGAACGCCCACTCACTACAAGGTGACGAGCAGGTCTCAAGATGGCGACAGCGTCCCCAACTCGCCGACGAAACGACCGATCTCGAACGTCTCGTCGGATCGGACGGATAATTCGCGGCCTGGCTCCTCGCAGAGGGACGTGTACTCCCCGATGAAGATCAGGAGgcaaacgtacgaggatatactgGACAGAAACGGGAAGAGCGAGGAAGGCGAGACGAAGTCGATCAGACAGACACAGTTCGAGAGACGAGGCATCTCCTCGGACAATCTTCTGTCGAAGGATCGAGCCGCTACGGGGTACCAGGCGAGAGATCAGATCGAGAAAGGCAGGGAAGCTTCGTCCGAGGACTCGTTGGCTCGCCGTGTCGGCCAAGAGTACAGCAGGGAGACGTTCAAACAGCTGCAGGATAAATTCGAGCGCCACGAGGTACCGATCGAAACGTACGCGGACTTCAAAAGACGCACCCGTGGAAGCATTCAGAGCGCGATCATGAGGCAGCACGAAAGATCGAAGATCGATTTGGCGATAGAGATCCGAGACGAAGAAGACTCGAAGGACGGTAATTTCGAGGTGATCGTGTCGGAGGTTCCAACATCGCCGACGAAGGACGCTGAGTCGGCCTGGGAAGGTAGAAACGAGAGTGTTCGAAGCACTGTTAGGTCCGTGCTGAAGAAGCAACAGGGCATCGATCATCCCAGCGACCAGGAAGACAACAGCGCGCCTGTCAGACGTCCGAAGCGACGTATCGTCCACGAGCCTTCTCAGGAAACTATGGATTTGTTGACGGAATTGAGGAAGGTGAAGAGTCAGCTGAGGACCCCGTCCCAGGAGAGGGATATAGAGGTCGATAAAACACCAGCTCGACAGCCTAGACGTATCCTGTTGACCGACAAGGAGTTCTGTCTGTCCGTCGAGAGGGAGAACAGCATCCGGCGTCCGTCGCGAGTGTTGAATTCGTTGGAGAGAACGGAGGAAGGCAGTTTGGACGAGAAGCACGAGGAGGGCAGAAAAGAGGTTCAAGAGAAGCAGAAGGAAGGGGAGACCGACAGGAAAATCCCAGGACCAGCTCTGTTCGAGAAGAAGTGTCTCTCGTTGGACTACGCCGACGAGGAGAAGCCTCAGAAACCAGAGGCTAGAGCGATTTCCTTGGCCTCTGCCAGAGATCTACCTTCCGGAATCGAGGAAATGGCGGACTACTCCGACCTAGCGTTGAACTACGACACGAAGAGCTGTTCTTCGGATGTGTTCAACAGCCCTAGCGAGGAGGTTGAGTCGAACGAACGCAGTAACGATCTGGAGAAGGAGGTTGCCAACAACAACGAGCCGAATCATTACGCGGAAGTTGACATCGCCATTCCCATAGATCAGAGGGTGAACAGTCCGAAAGATAGGATTCAGATACAAGGGAGAACGAGCGATCTGTACGAGATCATATCCCCGAGGTCAACGCCTTTCCGAGTGAAGAAACGACTCGGAAAGATTTCCGTCGAGGAGACCGTTAAGCCGGAGAGTTTCACCCTAGGTTCAAAGGTCGACTGCCGATCCACCGTTGCACAGAAACGGACCAAATGCTTCCCTTTATAA